In one Mangrovibacterium diazotrophicum genomic region, the following are encoded:
- a CDS encoding TIGR01212 family radical SAM protein (This family includes YhcC from E. coli K-12, an uncharacterized radical SAM protein.), producing MQFPWKHNRRYNDFPTYFKSKFNERVQKVSVDAGFTCPNRDGRKALNGCSYCNNKTFKPDYCKLEKSITEQLNQGIEFFAKKYQSMQFLAYFQAYSNTYADVTVLKERYEEALAVEKVIGLVIGTRPDCVTPEVLDYLQELSQKYYVMVEFGVESVKDETLERINRGHDFAAAQWAINETARRGIHNCAHLILGLPGENRSDFLEQAREISKLPVENLKLHQLQIHRGTRMAVEYANRPEDFELFTVDEYIDLVVDYLELLNPNIILERFISQAPKDLLIAPKWGLKNFEFVAKLEKRLAERDTWQGQLYESQK from the coding sequence ATGCAATTTCCCTGGAAACACAATCGCCGTTACAATGATTTTCCGACCTACTTTAAATCGAAATTCAACGAGCGGGTTCAGAAGGTATCGGTTGATGCAGGTTTTACCTGCCCGAACCGCGATGGACGAAAAGCATTGAACGGGTGTTCCTATTGTAACAACAAAACCTTCAAACCGGATTACTGCAAACTCGAAAAAAGTATTACAGAGCAGTTAAATCAGGGAATCGAGTTCTTTGCGAAGAAATACCAGTCGATGCAATTCCTGGCCTATTTTCAGGCTTACTCGAATACTTATGCTGATGTTACTGTACTGAAGGAGCGTTATGAAGAAGCGCTTGCCGTGGAAAAGGTAATTGGCCTAGTGATTGGAACGCGTCCGGATTGTGTAACTCCGGAAGTGCTTGATTATTTGCAGGAACTGTCGCAAAAGTATTACGTGATGGTTGAGTTTGGTGTAGAGTCGGTGAAGGATGAAACACTGGAGCGGATCAATCGCGGGCACGATTTTGCAGCGGCCCAATGGGCTATTAACGAAACTGCCCGCCGGGGGATCCATAATTGCGCGCATTTGATTTTGGGCCTGCCGGGTGAAAACCGTTCCGATTTTCTGGAACAAGCGCGGGAGATTTCGAAACTACCGGTTGAAAATCTGAAATTACACCAATTACAGATTCATCGCGGAACGCGAATGGCGGTTGAATATGCGAATCGGCCGGAAGATTTTGAACTGTTTACAGTAGACGAATACATCGATTTGGTGGTGGATTACCTGGAACTGCTGAATCCGAATATCATCCTTGAGCGTTTCATCAGCCAGGCTCCGAAGGATTTGCTCATCGCTCCCAAATGGGGATTGAAAAACTTCGAATTTGTAGCGAAACTCGAAAAGCGGCTTGCAGAAAGGGATACCTGGCAAGGTCAATTGTATGAAAGTCAAAAGTAG
- a CDS encoding DUF4301 family protein gives MFTEKDHADIEKRGSNTLTVKQQIENFISGFPFLQVIKPATVGDGIIQLSDAETVENVKHFEDSTAAGASILKFVPASGAASRMFKSLYSAKDDLEAGVPESEVKSKKDIQYFFDNLTKFAFYEDLKKIAGKAPEELPAVEVLTLVLTETGLNYGNLPKGLLKFHNYTDGNRTSFEEHCVEGALYAKKNDGNIAIHFTVSPEHQPKFEEHLAEIQAKYEKEFDASYSISFSQQKPSTDTIAVSPDNSPFRNDDGTLLFRPGGHGALLANLGELDADIVFIKNIDNVVPDYMKPETVKYKKALGGLLLNLQKKIFSYQEIFDTHHYYALDSIFFSEAASFLENVLNVQPPSPQYYTEKEELYYYLKNKFNRPIRICGMVRNEGEPGGGPFWAKNSDDSVSLQVVESSQIDFDNPEQKQLVDSATHFNPVDLVCAFKNYKGEKFDLSEFVDPATGFISKKSQNGKELKAQELPGLWNGAMADWNTLFVEVSIQTFNPVKTVNDLLRKEHQPEG, from the coding sequence ATGTTTACTGAAAAAGATCACGCAGATATTGAGAAAAGAGGCAGTAATACTTTAACAGTCAAACAACAAATCGAAAACTTCATTAGTGGTTTTCCATTTTTACAAGTTATAAAACCAGCTACAGTCGGCGATGGAATCATTCAATTATCTGACGCCGAAACAGTCGAAAACGTTAAGCATTTCGAGGATAGTACAGCCGCAGGTGCGTCAATTCTGAAGTTTGTTCCGGCCTCCGGAGCAGCCAGTCGCATGTTCAAGTCGCTGTATTCAGCCAAGGACGATCTGGAAGCTGGTGTTCCCGAATCTGAAGTAAAAAGCAAGAAGGATATCCAGTATTTTTTCGACAATCTGACGAAATTTGCATTCTACGAAGACCTGAAAAAAATAGCAGGAAAAGCACCCGAAGAGCTCCCTGCGGTAGAAGTTTTGACCTTGGTTTTAACCGAAACCGGACTGAATTACGGCAATTTACCGAAAGGTTTACTTAAATTTCACAATTACACCGATGGCAACCGCACTTCGTTCGAAGAGCACTGCGTTGAAGGTGCATTGTACGCCAAGAAAAACGACGGTAACATTGCTATTCATTTCACGGTTTCTCCCGAACACCAACCAAAATTCGAAGAACATTTGGCCGAAATTCAGGCCAAATACGAAAAAGAATTCGATGCCAGCTATTCCATCTCGTTCAGTCAGCAAAAACCATCGACTGACACGATTGCAGTTAGCCCGGACAATTCGCCTTTCCGCAACGACGACGGCACACTGCTGTTCCGTCCCGGTGGCCACGGCGCGTTGCTGGCAAACCTTGGAGAATTGGATGCCGACATCGTATTTATTAAAAATATTGACAACGTGGTTCCCGACTACATGAAGCCGGAAACCGTTAAATACAAAAAAGCACTGGGTGGTTTGTTGCTGAATCTGCAAAAGAAAATATTCAGCTACCAGGAAATTTTCGACACGCATCATTATTATGCGCTCGACAGTATTTTCTTTTCAGAAGCGGCGAGTTTCCTGGAAAACGTACTGAACGTGCAACCACCGTCTCCTCAATATTACACCGAGAAAGAAGAACTCTACTATTACCTGAAAAACAAATTTAACCGCCCGATCCGGATCTGTGGTATGGTCCGTAACGAGGGAGAACCAGGCGGGGGACCGTTCTGGGCTAAAAACAGCGATGATTCGGTTTCGCTACAGGTAGTGGAAAGCTCGCAGATTGATTTCGACAATCCGGAGCAAAAACAGTTAGTCGACTCGGCCACCCACTTCAACCCCGTTGATTTGGTGTGCGCATTCAAAAATTACAAAGGAGAAAAATTTGATCTGTCCGAATTTGTAGATCCGGCAACTGGATTTATTTCCAAAAAATCGCAAAACGGTAAAGAACTAAAAGCACAGGAATTGCCCGGTCTATGGAACGGAGCCATGGCTGATTGGAACACGCTATTTGTGGAAGTTTCAATCCAAACCTTCAATCCGGTTAAGACTGTTAACGACCTTTTACGAAAAGAGCATCAACCGGAAGGATAG
- a CDS encoding tetratricopeptide repeat protein, translating to MDEDARDYLDNEEIVEAVTRFRKMIKENRFEYFDVFEFEGIVDYYLDEGKIKKALLAVECGLQIHPSSVALKIKKAQILLVDGKSEECLELIQFAEAIEDTNPDVYLVKGSALIMLGMVEEAIAAYEMAVEYNSDDNDDLMYNIGVTLGQAGEVDKAISFLERAFENNAQNELVLYELGYYYDRVQDFTKSIEFYNKYLDLDPFNASVWYNLGITFNRIGEHDKAVDAYDYSIALQEDFDQAYFNKANALSNANRYEEAIGCYEEYLERDKENDDAYCYLGESYLNLEQYSEALSNYRKAIRLNKNNSNAWYGSGLIMWMEGKLSEALVFLKKALKLDDENPDFWLMYGKINHELDKFDQAETAFKKATGLDPDNADGWISFAELEYDRGKLNSSIEILKKASKIISDDPAINYRLTAYLLENNDELSATGYFEKALEVDFNNYRILFDYYPEALQNESIKKLIKKHESTKL from the coding sequence ATGGACGAAGACGCAAGGGATTATTTAGATAACGAAGAGATCGTAGAGGCTGTCACCCGATTCCGGAAAATGATTAAAGAAAACCGATTCGAATACTTTGATGTGTTTGAATTTGAAGGGATTGTTGATTATTACCTGGATGAAGGAAAGATAAAAAAAGCACTGCTTGCAGTCGAATGCGGACTTCAAATTCACCCTTCATCAGTAGCTCTTAAAATCAAGAAAGCTCAAATATTGCTGGTCGACGGTAAGTCGGAAGAGTGTCTCGAACTAATTCAGTTTGCTGAAGCAATCGAAGATACAAACCCGGATGTTTACCTGGTGAAAGGATCAGCTTTAATCATGCTCGGCATGGTCGAAGAAGCGATCGCTGCCTATGAAATGGCTGTTGAATACAACTCCGACGACAATGATGACCTGATGTACAACATTGGTGTAACATTGGGCCAAGCCGGCGAAGTTGACAAAGCGATTTCATTTTTGGAACGTGCTTTCGAAAATAACGCTCAAAACGAGTTGGTTTTATACGAGTTAGGGTATTATTACGATCGCGTTCAGGATTTTACGAAGAGTATTGAGTTTTATAACAAATACCTGGATCTCGATCCCTTCAATGCATCCGTTTGGTACAATTTGGGGATCACGTTTAATCGGATCGGAGAGCACGACAAAGCTGTTGACGCCTACGATTACTCGATTGCGCTTCAGGAAGACTTTGACCAGGCGTATTTCAACAAAGCAAATGCGCTGTCGAACGCCAATCGTTACGAAGAAGCGATCGGCTGTTACGAAGAATACCTGGAGCGAGACAAAGAGAATGATGATGCCTACTGTTATTTGGGTGAAAGTTATTTGAACCTGGAACAATACAGCGAAGCTTTGAGTAATTATCGCAAAGCAATTCGTTTAAATAAAAATAATTCGAACGCGTGGTATGGTTCCGGACTAATTATGTGGATGGAAGGTAAACTTTCAGAAGCATTGGTATTTTTGAAGAAAGCGCTTAAACTGGATGATGAAAATCCGGATTTCTGGTTGATGTATGGAAAAATCAATCATGAGTTGGATAAATTTGATCAGGCCGAAACAGCCTTTAAAAAGGCAACGGGTTTGGACCCTGACAACGCTGATGGCTGGATCTCATTTGCCGAATTGGAATACGACCGCGGTAAATTGAACAGTTCAATTGAAATTCTGAAAAAAGCATCCAAAATTATTTCCGACGACCCGGCCATTAACTACCGGTTAACGGCTTACTTGCTGGAAAATAACGATGAATTATCCGCTACGGGCTACTTTGAAAAAGCCTTGGAGGTTGATTTCAACAACTACCGGATTTTGTTTGATTATTATCCGGAAGCGCTTCAAAATGAATCCATTAAAAAATTGATTAAAAAACACGAATCAACCAAATTATAA
- a CDS encoding phosphosulfolactate synthase → MNFNLPFVPERPERPRQSGLTMMMDKGLSLREAENFCEVCAEYTDLVKLGFGTGLLTPNVKEKIKIYQQAGLRPYFGGTLFEAFIARDMLDDYKRFIADAGVETAEVSDGVLPIEHGKKCEYIADLAKDFVVLSEVGTKLKGKEITNEEWVSWMLSELGAGAWKVIAEARESGNMGIYNDDGSANSELVLDIRNHIDPDKILWEAPLKNQQVWFIKLLGPNVNLGNIAENEVIPLETLRRGLRGDTLLSFLP, encoded by the coding sequence ATGAATTTCAATTTGCCGTTTGTCCCTGAAAGACCTGAGAGACCGAGACAGTCAGGTCTTACAATGATGATGGACAAAGGATTATCTCTCCGGGAAGCAGAAAACTTCTGTGAAGTTTGTGCGGAATACACAGACCTTGTTAAATTAGGATTTGGTACAGGTTTATTGACTCCGAACGTAAAAGAAAAAATAAAAATCTATCAACAAGCCGGTCTTCGTCCCTACTTCGGCGGGACATTGTTCGAAGCGTTTATTGCCCGCGACATGCTGGACGATTACAAACGGTTCATCGCTGATGCAGGTGTCGAAACGGCTGAAGTTTCAGACGGTGTGTTGCCCATTGAACATGGAAAAAAATGTGAATATATTGCTGATCTCGCGAAAGACTTCGTCGTACTTTCTGAAGTTGGAACGAAATTGAAAGGCAAAGAAATCACAAACGAAGAATGGGTGAGCTGGATGTTATCGGAACTGGGAGCCGGTGCGTGGAAAGTAATTGCCGAAGCCCGCGAAAGCGGAAACATGGGAATTTACAACGACGATGGTTCAGCCAACAGCGAACTGGTTTTGGATATCCGCAACCACATTGATCCGGACAAGATCCTATGGGAAGCACCTTTGAAAAACCAGCAAGTTTGGTTCATCAAGCTTTTGGGTCCCAATGTAAATTTGGGGAACATCGCCGAGAACGAAGTTATACCGTTGGAAACATTACGGAGAGGTTTGAGAGGCGATACGTTATTAAGCTTTTTACCCTGA
- the hemA gene encoding glutamyl-tRNA reductase has translation MIGIIGLSHKSAPVNIREKFALNQDDSAKLAKLICHNKYIQELVILSTCNRTELYFKADECCSSGAFNIIISFLHKHVGVDDELNKHFYRYAHDKAVNHLFRVVSSLESMVLGEYQIVSQIKEAFNQAEQNGTVGKVLTRLFHKALETGKLVRSNTKMSTGAFSVSYAAVEKCNNQFKNLKDKNILLIGAGETGELVIKNLYKKGCKNITVTNRTITKAEELAKRYSGKTLPYNQMMEGIHEAEIIVSSIATKEPIFNAATVKPHLNGHPLVMMIDLGVPRNIHHDVADIPGIALVNVDDLEEVVSGNQEKKQALVSVAEEIIAEKVGEFSDWLNSRNLSPAIQQIIASMNMVNTTELELFKKFHSDEDYQQMEKYGKHITEKLINSMIKNLKTISDNGRQTEYIKVVNDLFSQINEQ, from the coding sequence ATGATTGGAATTATTGGATTAAGCCACAAGTCGGCACCTGTAAATATTCGCGAAAAGTTTGCACTCAATCAGGACGATAGTGCCAAATTAGCCAAGCTGATTTGCCATAACAAATATATTCAGGAACTGGTCATCTTATCGACCTGTAACAGAACTGAATTATATTTCAAAGCCGATGAATGCTGCTCTTCGGGAGCTTTTAATATCATCATCAGCTTTTTGCACAAGCATGTGGGCGTTGACGATGAACTGAACAAACATTTCTATCGCTATGCGCACGACAAAGCCGTCAATCATTTATTCCGGGTTGTATCAAGCCTCGAGTCAATGGTTTTAGGTGAATACCAAATCGTATCGCAAATCAAAGAAGCTTTTAACCAGGCTGAGCAAAACGGGACCGTTGGCAAAGTGCTGACCCGCTTGTTTCACAAAGCTTTGGAAACAGGCAAACTGGTACGTTCGAACACTAAAATGAGCACCGGTGCTTTTTCGGTGAGTTATGCAGCGGTTGAGAAATGTAACAACCAGTTCAAAAACCTGAAAGACAAAAACATTTTGTTGATCGGTGCCGGAGAAACCGGGGAATTGGTGATTAAAAACCTGTACAAGAAAGGCTGTAAAAATATTACGGTGACCAACCGTACCATCACAAAAGCCGAGGAACTTGCGAAACGCTACAGTGGTAAAACACTTCCTTACAATCAAATGATGGAAGGCATTCACGAGGCTGAAATCATTGTTAGTTCCATCGCAACCAAAGAGCCAATTTTCAATGCAGCAACGGTAAAACCACACCTGAATGGTCATCCATTGGTGATGATGATCGACTTGGGCGTACCACGTAACATCCATCACGATGTAGCCGATATTCCGGGAATTGCATTGGTTAATGTTGACGACCTCGAAGAAGTTGTTTCCGGCAACCAAGAGAAAAAGCAAGCTTTGGTTTCCGTAGCCGAAGAAATTATTGCCGAAAAAGTAGGCGAATTCTCAGATTGGCTGAATAGCAGAAATCTGTCGCCGGCCATTCAACAAATCATTGCCTCAATGAATATGGTGAACACAACTGAACTGGAGCTTTTCAAGAAGTTTCACTCGGATGAAGATTACCAGCAAATGGAGAAATACGGCAAACACATTACGGAGAAATTAATCAACTCGATGATTAAAAATCTGAAAACGATCAGCGACAACGGCCGTCAAACGGAGTACATCAAAGTTGTCAACGACCTCTTTTCCCAAATCAATGAGCAATAA
- the hemC gene encoding hydroxymethylbilane synthase, with translation MSNNTIKIGTRGSKLALWQANTVKAAISTAFPDLNVEIVIIKTKGDIILDVSLSKIGDKGLFTKEIETALINGDVDLAVHSLKDLPTELPEGLCIGGMLPRGEVRDVFISKDGRKLSEMTANDRIATSSLRRKAQLLAYNSNLNIVDIRGNVDTRLNKMNDGHCEALLMAGAGIIRLGYEGYITELLDPTVVLPAVSQGAVAIEIRDEDERIQRIIDAISDEQTWNTTMAERWLLRTLEGGCQVPVACYSEVAKNQLTLTGLVASIDGKQVIKKTVSCPIDEGSEKAIELAEAILAEGGKEILDQIRTE, from the coding sequence ATGAGCAATAACACAATCAAAATAGGCACACGGGGTAGCAAACTGGCCCTGTGGCAGGCCAATACTGTTAAAGCAGCAATTTCGACTGCTTTTCCCGACTTAAACGTTGAAATCGTCATCATCAAAACCAAAGGCGACATCATTCTGGATGTGTCGTTGTCCAAGATTGGCGACAAAGGTTTATTTACCAAAGAAATTGAAACAGCTCTGATCAACGGTGATGTTGATTTGGCTGTTCACAGTTTGAAGGACCTTCCGACTGAATTGCCCGAAGGTTTGTGCATCGGAGGCATGCTTCCTCGTGGCGAAGTTCGTGATGTTTTCATCTCGAAAGACGGCCGCAAACTGAGCGAAATGACTGCCAACGACCGGATCGCTACTTCAAGCTTGCGCCGTAAAGCGCAGTTGTTGGCCTACAACTCCAACCTGAATATCGTTGATATCCGCGGAAATGTGGATACCCGACTTAACAAAATGAACGACGGCCACTGCGAAGCTTTGTTGATGGCCGGTGCCGGAATCATCCGTTTGGGATACGAAGGTTATATTACCGAACTGCTGGATCCAACGGTCGTGCTACCTGCTGTTAGCCAGGGAGCCGTAGCTATCGAAATTCGCGATGAAGATGAACGCATTCAACGTATCATCGACGCTATTTCCGACGAACAAACATGGAATACAACCATGGCCGAACGCTGGTTGCTGCGCACGCTGGAAGGCGGTTGTCAGGTTCCGGTAGCCTGCTATTCAGAAGTTGCAAAAAACCAACTAACCTTAACCGGATTGGTCGCTTCGATCGATGGAAAACAGGTGATCAAAAAAACGGTTTCGTGCCCGATTGACGAAGGCTCCGAAAAAGCAATCGAATTGGCTGAGGCAATTCTGGCTGAAGGTGGAAAAGAAATTCTCGATCAGATTCGCACAGAATAG
- a CDS encoding uroporphyrinogen-III synthase — MADRQTDNKIHGKLIICTYPQPEPDEFSVQLEKAGAKVLFMPAIEIRPLTCQLPKQLSDYNWLVFTSKNGISSFFNQYQPAANNKVAVLGEATGSELNNFSLNANYTGTGRTGADFAKELKDVIHPGESVLLVLGELAPDTIQQELQATNSVDRINIYQTVAPDHFDPECVELIESESYDLMIISSPSAIKNLYLAFREKISQWRVISIGKTTTAACRNLGIEPLTTAKDSSYKGLAETTIEYLQHQNI; from the coding sequence ATGGCAGACCGACAAACCGACAATAAGATTCATGGCAAACTAATCATCTGTACTTATCCCCAACCCGAACCGGACGAATTTTCCGTTCAGCTCGAAAAAGCCGGGGCCAAAGTACTTTTCATGCCTGCAATCGAAATTCGGCCCCTCACCTGCCAGTTACCAAAGCAACTTTCGGATTACAATTGGCTTGTTTTTACCAGCAAGAACGGCATTAGCAGCTTCTTCAATCAATACCAACCGGCAGCAAATAACAAAGTTGCCGTTTTGGGTGAAGCAACCGGGAGCGAGTTGAATAACTTCAGCCTGAACGCGAACTATACGGGAACCGGCCGAACCGGTGCCGATTTCGCGAAAGAACTAAAGGACGTGATTCACCCCGGTGAGTCGGTTTTATTGGTTCTCGGAGAACTGGCTCCGGACACTATCCAGCAGGAATTGCAAGCCACCAATTCTGTTGATCGTATCAACATTTACCAGACAGTTGCTCCGGATCATTTCGATCCGGAATGTGTGGAATTAATCGAATCTGAGAGCTATGATCTGATGATTATCAGCAGCCCCTCTGCCATAAAAAATTTGTACCTTGCGTTTCGCGAAAAAATCAGCCAATGGCGCGTCATCAGCATTGGCAAAACAACCACTGCCGCCTGTCGGAACCTCGGAATTGAGCCGCTGACAACGGCAAAAGATTCGAGTTACAAAGGAC